The proteins below come from a single Cylindrospermopsis raciborskii Cr2010 genomic window:
- a CDS encoding WecB/TagA/CpsF family glycosyltransferase, which yields MLTYQSPEKFSVLGLPVHVVENYPHWLVESLQQGRGTHVVTLNAEMTMQARRNPSLSTVIENADLVIPDGAGVVLYLRFILKQQVKRFPGIELAEGLLQELSKKAPSTKVFFYGGSPGVAAKAAEFWQQQVPNLNFVGTHSGYHSPETEKILLETLTELQPQVIFVGLGVPRQELWIAKNRTLCPQAIWIGVGGSFDIWSGGKTRAPQWLANNNLEWLYRLYQEPWRWRRMLSLPEFLFQALTSKNH from the coding sequence ATGTTAACCTATCAGTCACCTGAAAAATTTTCCGTTTTGGGGTTACCGGTTCATGTGGTGGAAAATTACCCCCATTGGTTAGTAGAGTCTCTTCAACAGGGTAGAGGAACCCATGTGGTGACTCTCAATGCGGAAATGACTATGCAAGCTAGACGGAACCCAAGTTTATCCACAGTTATTGAAAACGCTGACCTGGTTATCCCAGATGGCGCAGGAGTGGTATTGTATTTACGTTTCATACTCAAACAGCAGGTAAAGCGTTTTCCTGGTATTGAATTAGCAGAAGGTCTACTCCAAGAACTAAGTAAAAAAGCACCATCTACAAAGGTATTTTTTTATGGCGGATCTCCAGGAGTAGCAGCTAAAGCTGCGGAGTTTTGGCAACAACAAGTTCCTAATTTGAATTTTGTCGGTACTCACTCTGGATATCATTCCCCAGAAACTGAAAAAATATTACTGGAGACTTTAACGGAGTTACAACCTCAAGTCATTTTTGTAGGCTTAGGAGTTCCTCGTCAAGAACTATGGATCGCTAAAAACCGTACCCTATGCCCTCAGGCGATATGGATTGGGGTGGGCGGTAGTTTTGATATTTGGTCTGGTGGCAAAACCCGTGCACCCCAATGGTTGGCAAATAATAATTTAGAATGGCTTTATCGTTTATATCAAGAACCTTGGCGCTGGCGTCGAATGCTTTCCTTACCAGAGTTCTTATTTCAAGCTCTAACTTCAAAAAACCATTAA